A region of Allocoleopsis franciscana PCC 7113 DNA encodes the following proteins:
- a CDS encoding Na+/H+ antiporter subunit E yields the protein MIGHLNLILRLAIWFLLTANLSVENIIIGVSIAFLLPGRPKTPEALKDWLRVLWETLVAIPQAYMEAFEIIFRPHNHEDVTMEQVKAGRTPGLIFLDIFLITFTPKSIVLKYHENGWYEVHWVRRRRKA from the coding sequence ATGATTGGACATTTGAATCTGATATTGCGACTGGCCATCTGGTTTTTGCTCACCGCCAATCTGAGTGTGGAAAATATCATCATCGGCGTCAGCATCGCATTCCTATTACCGGGACGACCCAAAACCCCGGAAGCATTAAAGGATTGGCTACGTGTGCTTTGGGAAACCCTAGTGGCGATTCCCCAAGCGTATATGGAGGCATTTGAAATCATCTTCCGTCCCCATAATCACGAGGATGTGACGATGGAACAAGTCAAAGCCGGACGGACACCCGGACTCATCTTTCTAGATATATTTCTAATCACCTTTACGCCCAAGTCCATTGTTTTGAAATACCACGAAAATGGCTGGTACGAAGTCCACTGGGTACGAAGGAGGAGAAAGGCATGA
- a CDS encoding monovalent cation/H(+) antiporter subunit G — MINALSYIFIGIGIFFWFWGTFPLVGHRSVLFKLHTLSVADTLGSMLIIVGLLLKIPSEWPLLVLGIITLAIWNTVLGYVLAYSSSTGGNDE; from the coding sequence ATGATCAACGCGCTTAGTTATATCTTCATAGGTATAGGAATTTTCTTCTGGTTTTGGGGAACCTTTCCCCTAGTCGGTCACCGCTCGGTATTATTCAAGCTGCATACTCTTTCGGTTGCAGATACGCTTGGGAGTATGCTCATCATCGTTGGACTGCTCCTGAAAATACCCAGTGAATGGCCGCTACTTGTCCTGGGCATTATCACCTTAGCAATCTGGAATACAGTACTGGGGTATGTATTGGCATACTCTTCCAGCACGGGAGGGAATGATGAGTGA
- a CDS encoding DUF4040 domain-containing protein yields MSDSYIYVITALLPLSALMLILQTNPYHALVVQGIVGAVAALVFAVFGAADVALTQALMGTLLAITLYAIAVRSSLVMRLGVLEEGAIVQSALPKAIEADDESVPDGNAVSVATWQECDHFQQLMDDMRLIFHKHYMRVEVVPYTNTQALHRALMDKEVHAICSQRSRLEDDHQNYPLDGDEEQPYHTTTRVRRLYEIMQAELSSPATSLTYVNASDSEEKHK; encoded by the coding sequence ATGAGTGATAGCTATATCTATGTCATAACTGCCCTGCTACCGTTGTCCGCACTGATGCTGATCCTTCAGACTAATCCCTACCATGCTCTAGTAGTCCAGGGAATAGTGGGAGCGGTAGCGGCATTGGTATTTGCGGTTTTCGGGGCGGCGGATGTGGCTTTGACCCAAGCCTTGATGGGGACTCTGCTGGCGATTACGCTTTATGCGATCGCGGTGCGTTCTTCACTGGTGATGCGTCTTGGTGTACTCGAAGAGGGGGCGATTGTGCAAAGCGCACTGCCAAAGGCAATCGAGGCGGATGACGAGTCTGTACCAGACGGCAACGCCGTTAGCGTAGCGACTTGGCAAGAGTGTGACCATTTTCAGCAACTGATGGATGACATGCGTTTAATTTTTCACAAACACTATATGCGTGTTGAGGTCGTCCCGTACACGAATACGCAAGCCTTGCACCGAGCGCTGATGGACAAAGAAGTCCATGCCATCTGTTCCCAACGGTCACGCTTAGAAGACGATCACCAAAACTACCCGCTAGATGGAGACGAAGAGCAACCCTATCACACCACAACTAGGGTTCGACGCCTCTATGAGATTATGCAAGCCGAACTTTCGTCACCAGCGACCAGCCTGACTTATGTCAATGCATCAGACTCAGAGGAGAAACACAAATGA
- a CDS encoding Na(+)/H(+) antiporter subunit B, which produces MKWVYIAAGIALFIKFLIMPNPAPDLSLSIVQTLVQESGVPNAVTAVILRNRLYDTIFEVVVFTIAVMGAKFLLADEKPFCTIYQFKDEPSIVMARLGATIAAMVGIELAIRGHLSPGGGFAAGVAGGTAIGLVAITSSTEWMQDIYKRWNAAIWEKVSVLIFIVLAVITLAGFELPHGELGALVSGGVIPLLNILVAIKVALGSWAAILVFIHYRGLL; this is translated from the coding sequence ATGAAATGGGTTTACATTGCAGCAGGGATAGCGCTATTTATCAAATTCCTGATCATGCCCAATCCGGCACCCGATTTATCGCTGTCGATTGTCCAAACGCTTGTACAAGAGAGTGGAGTCCCTAATGCAGTTACGGCTGTCATTCTCAGGAATCGGCTGTATGACACGATCTTTGAAGTGGTAGTATTTACGATCGCGGTCATGGGTGCAAAGTTTCTGCTGGCGGATGAAAAGCCGTTCTGTACAATCTATCAGTTTAAAGATGAACCATCGATTGTTATGGCACGTCTGGGAGCAACCATTGCCGCGATGGTGGGTATCGAACTGGCGATTCGGGGGCATCTGAGTCCGGGTGGTGGTTTTGCGGCTGGAGTGGCAGGCGGAACTGCGATCGGCCTTGTGGCGATTACCTCATCAACGGAGTGGATGCAGGATATCTATAAGCGCTGGAACGCTGCGATATGGGAGAAGGTTTCGGTTCTGATTTTCATTGTTCTGGCGGTTATCACTTTAGCCGGATTTGAATTACCGCACGGAGAGTTAGGTGCACTGGTTAGTGGCGGGGTTATCCCACTGCTCAACATCCTAGTAGCCATAAAAGTCGCGTTGGGTTCTTGGGCGGCTATTTTGGTGTTTATTCATTATCGGGGGTTATTGTGA
- a CDS encoding thiol-disulfide oxidoreductase DCC family protein — protein sequence MRYHVIYDGNCNLCVTLVQVLENLDKGQLFDYISMQEEQALKNFGVTPQDCEMGMILIDAASPERRWQGSDAAEEIGNLLPAGNVFVSAYRALPGMKWMGDRVYEQVRDNRYSWFGKRSSTYKSAYPVGCNAASDCQS from the coding sequence ATGAGATACCACGTTATTTACGATGGCAACTGTAATCTTTGCGTCACCCTGGTACAGGTACTAGAAAACCTGGATAAAGGACAGCTATTCGATTACATTTCAATGCAGGAGGAACAAGCGCTGAAGAATTTTGGGGTAACGCCTCAAGACTGCGAGATGGGGATGATTTTAATTGATGCTGCCTCACCAGAACGTCGCTGGCAAGGCAGTGATGCGGCAGAGGAAATTGGGAATTTGTTACCCGCCGGCAATGTGTTTGTTTCGGCTTACCGAGCTCTGCCTGGGATGAAATGGATGGGCGATCGCGTTTACGAGCAAGTTCGCGATAATCGTTACAGTTGGTTTGGCAAGCGTTCTAGTACGTATAAATCCGCCTATCCAGTCGGGTGTAATGCTGCGTCTGATTGCCAGAGTTAG
- a CDS encoding nitroreductase family protein, whose translation MTINMHPSMGLKDSIEQRRAARSFRSDPIPDAALVEILRLGVRAPSGYNLQPWRFVVVRETENKERLKACAFNQRQVSEAPVVLICCGDRRVAEPDYIESVIKLGAEAGAVNEAYADVMRQKIPALFENHPCFQHVEAWTNRHTMLAVAHLMIVAKSYGVDSCPMEGFVSDQVKEAFQIPAEVDVCCLLALGYVAEPFKPYGGRFEIDQVFFGESYEQPLTL comes from the coding sequence ATGACCATTAACATGCATCCAAGCATGGGTTTGAAGGATAGCATTGAGCAGCGTCGCGCCGCACGATCATTCCGCAGCGATCCCATTCCGGACGCTGCTTTAGTAGAAATTCTGCGGCTGGGAGTCCGAGCACCGTCTGGTTATAACCTCCAGCCTTGGCGCTTTGTGGTGGTAAGGGAGACAGAAAATAAGGAAAGACTCAAAGCTTGTGCCTTCAATCAGCGACAAGTGAGTGAAGCACCTGTGGTTTTAATTTGTTGTGGGGACAGGCGTGTCGCTGAACCTGACTACATAGAATCTGTGATTAAGTTGGGTGCTGAAGCTGGGGCGGTGAATGAAGCTTATGCAGATGTCATGCGCCAGAAAATCCCAGCTTTGTTTGAAAATCATCCCTGTTTTCAACATGTGGAAGCTTGGACAAACCGCCATACAATGTTAGCCGTCGCTCATTTAATGATTGTGGCGAAGAGTTATGGTGTAGATAGTTGCCCTATGGAAGGGTTTGTCAGTGATCAGGTGAAAGAAGCGTTTCAAATTCCAGCGGAGGTCGATGTTTGCTGTCTCTTAGCATTAGGCTATGTAGCTGAACCGTTTAAGCCTTATGGTGGACGTTTTGAGATTGATCAGGTTTTCTTCGGTGAAAGTTACGAACAACCCTTGACGCTCTAA
- a CDS encoding GntR family transcriptional regulator, giving the protein MVQYHIQPDSEIPASKQLFDQIQFAIASRQYPPGHRLPSTRQLAMITGLHRNTISKVYRQLEDTGLVESQAGSGIYVKAQGHEGGAQRQSPILNQYPKASKIVQQSLDELLAQGCSLSEARELFLTEIDWRLRCSARVLVTVESRDLGAGELMVQELEKSLGIPVQLVPMEELAQALDQTNSGTVVTSRYFIRQAEEIAAPKSVRVIPVDIYDYGKEIKLIQSLPRDSCLGVVSISDGILRVVEVIIHSLRGEDLLLMTAQFNETYKLNALVRSAQTILSDQASYQTVKAAILAAREDIIRPPELICSDNYIGSKSINLLKRELGLG; this is encoded by the coding sequence ATGGTTCAATATCATATTCAGCCAGATAGTGAGATTCCTGCCTCAAAGCAGCTATTTGATCAAATACAATTTGCGATCGCCTCTCGGCAATATCCCCCAGGCCATCGCTTGCCCAGTACCAGGCAATTAGCCATGATTACCGGTCTGCATCGTAACACCATTAGTAAGGTGTATCGGCAATTAGAAGACACGGGACTGGTAGAATCTCAAGCCGGTTCAGGGATTTATGTCAAGGCACAAGGTCATGAAGGGGGTGCCCAGCGACAGTCTCCCATCCTCAATCAGTATCCTAAAGCCTCCAAAATTGTGCAGCAGAGTTTGGATGAACTGCTGGCGCAGGGTTGCTCTCTGAGTGAAGCCAGAGAACTGTTTTTGACCGAAATCGATTGGCGACTGCGCTGTAGTGCTCGGGTATTGGTCACCGTTGAGTCACGAGACTTGGGGGCTGGGGAGTTGATGGTACAGGAATTAGAAAAATCCCTGGGAATTCCTGTGCAGTTGGTGCCGATGGAGGAACTCGCCCAAGCGTTGGATCAAACCAACTCTGGTACCGTTGTCACCAGTCGGTATTTTATCCGACAAGCCGAAGAGATCGCAGCTCCTAAATCGGTTCGTGTTATTCCCGTAGATATCTACGATTATGGGAAGGAAATCAAGCTGATTCAAAGCCTCCCCAGGGATAGCTGCTTGGGCGTAGTGAGTATCAGTGACGGCATCCTACGGGTTGTAGAAGTGATCATCCACAGTCTACGTGGGGAAGATTTGCTCCTGATGACAGCACAGTTTAACGAAACCTACAAACTGAATGCCTTAGTGCGTAGTGCCCAAACGATTCTGAGCGACCAAGCTAGCTATCAAACTGTCAAAGCTGCCATCTTAGCGGCTAGAGAAGACATTATCCGTCCCCCAGAATTGATTTGCAGTGACAATTATATTGGTAGCAAGTCGATTAACTTGCTCAAACGCGAATTGGGTTTGGGTTAA
- a CDS encoding dienelactone hydrolase family protein: protein MANREIKTKSVKIANGSLQIEAYLAMPADTGSFPGVVVLQEIFGVNDHIRDVTRRIAQEGYVAIAPALYQRQAPGFETGYTDKDIQIGRKYKDRTTAEELKSDIQATINYLIGQTPAKPNSIGCIGFCFGGHVAYLAATLPDIHATASFYGAGITTMTPGGGAPTITQTKDIGGGTIYLFFGMNDASIPSQQIDQIEQTLNKHQVMHRIFRYPEADHGFFCDQRASYNEAAAADAWVQVKQLFRQELTLAST, encoded by the coding sequence ATGGCGAATAGAGAAATAAAGACAAAGTCCGTTAAGATTGCGAATGGTTCTCTACAAATTGAAGCTTACCTGGCAATGCCAGCCGACACGGGGAGTTTCCCAGGCGTTGTGGTGCTGCAAGAAATTTTTGGAGTCAACGATCATATCCGAGATGTCACTCGACGGATAGCCCAAGAAGGCTATGTCGCGATCGCACCGGCCCTCTATCAACGCCAAGCACCCGGTTTTGAAACGGGTTACACAGACAAAGACATTCAAATTGGCAGAAAATATAAGGATCGAACCACAGCAGAAGAACTCAAAAGTGATATTCAAGCAACCATCAATTACCTAATCGGCCAGACGCCAGCCAAACCCAACTCTATTGGCTGTATCGGCTTTTGTTTTGGAGGGCATGTTGCCTATCTAGCGGCTACTCTGCCAGACATTCACGCCACCGCGTCGTTCTATGGCGCTGGGATTACCACGATGACTCCGGGTGGTGGTGCGCCAACCATCACTCAGACTAAAGATATCGGAGGAGGCACCATCTACCTCTTCTTTGGCATGAACGATGCCAGCATCCCATCGCAACAAATTGATCAGATCGAACAAACACTGAACAAGCACCAAGTGATGCATCGTATCTTTCGTTACCCAGAAGCCGATCATGGCTTCTTCTGTGACCAACGTGCTAGCTACAATGAGGCAGCAGCCGCTGATGCTTGGGTACAAGTGAAGCAGCTTTTTAGGCAGGAACTAACTTTAGCCTCCACTTGA
- a CDS encoding S1 RNA-binding domain-containing protein encodes MKSEPARSKASKVSFSMDDFAKALEQHDYGFKKGQVVRGKVYNYETDGAYVDIGGKSLAYVPINEVSVKSSGDWSDVLPLHEELDFLIIGEQDADGQVTLSRRQLEVKRLWDELAEVQEEGKSFQVRVTGVNKGGVTVDMRGLRGFIPRSHLSEREDLDSLIGQTLTATILEADRERNKLVVSQRQATRSAGFSQLELGQLVEGKITSIKPFGLFVDFEGITGLLHIKQVSQTFIESLPAVFQIGQIIKAMIIDLDEGKGRVSLSTRVLENYAGEMLEKMADVMDSAEARAERAKPKIMQQQ; translated from the coding sequence ATGAAATCAGAACCAGCACGTTCTAAAGCTAGCAAAGTCTCTTTCTCCATGGACGATTTTGCCAAAGCATTGGAACAACACGACTACGGGTTTAAAAAGGGACAGGTAGTGCGTGGCAAGGTGTACAACTACGAAACGGATGGTGCGTATGTTGACATCGGTGGCAAGTCTTTGGCTTATGTTCCCATCAATGAGGTTTCTGTGAAATCCTCAGGGGATTGGTCGGACGTGCTGCCTTTACACGAAGAACTCGATTTTCTCATTATTGGAGAACAAGATGCCGATGGTCAGGTGACGCTGTCGCGGCGTCAGCTAGAAGTGAAGCGGCTGTGGGATGAGTTGGCAGAGGTACAGGAAGAAGGAAAATCCTTCCAAGTCCGCGTTACTGGGGTGAATAAGGGTGGCGTCACGGTCGATATGCGCGGGTTGCGGGGGTTTATTCCGCGATCGCATTTGAGTGAACGAGAAGACTTAGATTCATTGATTGGTCAAACCCTCACCGCCACCATCTTAGAAGCCGATCGCGAACGCAACAAGTTAGTCGTTTCCCAGCGCCAAGCCACTCGTTCCGCTGGTTTTAGTCAGCTAGAATTAGGGCAATTAGTGGAAGGCAAAATTACTTCCATTAAGCCTTTCGGTTTGTTCGTTGATTTTGAAGGCATCACAGGTTTACTGCACATTAAGCAAGTGAGCCAAACCTTTATTGAATCGCTGCCAGCCGTATTCCAAATCGGTCAGATCATTAAAGCCATGATTATTGACCTCGATGAAGGGAAAGGCCGTGTTTCTTTGTCTACCAGGGTGTTAGAAAATTACGCTGGAGAAATGTTGGAGAAAATGGCTGATGTGATGGATAGTGCCGAAGCGCGTGCAGAACGGGCTAAGCCAAAAATCATGCAGCAGCAGTAA
- a CDS encoding ROK family protein — translation MTQSDGSSRTLVVDIGGSGVKVMVLDEAGNPLTERSRVETPQPPKPDAVIDAIAQLAAGQGEFDRVSVGFPGVVSCGITRTAVNLDPDWMGFDLATALSERLGKPVRVANDADVQGMAAIVGKGVEMVITLGTGFGSALFVDGKLVPNLEMGHHPFRKGETYEQQLGRAALDAVGQKKWNTRLEKAIACLDHLFNYDYLYIGGGEAKKITIELPANVKIVPNVNGLLGGIVLWQD, via the coding sequence ATGACTCAATCAGACGGATCGAGCCGCACTCTCGTCGTGGACATTGGCGGCAGTGGCGTCAAGGTGATGGTATTAGATGAAGCCGGTAATCCCCTGACAGAACGCAGCCGTGTGGAAACGCCCCAGCCCCCCAAACCCGATGCTGTAATTGATGCGATCGCTCAGTTAGCGGCAGGACAAGGTGAATTTGATCGCGTATCAGTGGGATTTCCAGGTGTTGTAAGTTGCGGTATCACCAGAACAGCGGTGAACTTAGACCCCGATTGGATGGGGTTCGATCTTGCCACAGCCCTTTCTGAACGTTTGGGAAAACCCGTGCGGGTGGCGAATGATGCCGATGTGCAAGGAATGGCGGCTATTGTCGGGAAAGGGGTGGAAATGGTGATCACCCTGGGTACGGGATTTGGTTCTGCCCTATTTGTAGATGGGAAACTGGTGCCCAATTTGGAAATGGGACATCATCCGTTCCGCAAAGGGGAAACCTATGAGCAGCAGTTGGGACGTGCAGCGTTGGATGCAGTGGGTCAGAAAAAATGGAATACTCGCTTAGAAAAGGCGATCGCCTGTCTGGATCATCTGTTTAATTACGATTATCTCTACATCGGCGGCGGTGAAGCGAAGAAAATCACCATCGAGCTACCTGCCAATGTGAAAATTGTGCCCAATGTCAATGGTTTGCTGGGTGGGATTGTGTTGTGGCAGGATTAG
- the crtD gene encoding C-3',4' desaturase CrtD, translating into MPRSQADNSKSRRVVVVGAGIGGLTAGALLARRGYQVLVLDQAFVPGGCASTFKRRGFTFDVGATQVAGLEPGGIHQRIFDELEIDLPAATPCDPACAVFLPGETEPINVWRDPEKWKGERQRQFPGSEPFWQLMTTLFEASWKFQSRDPVLPPRNLWDLWQLSSAVRPDTLITLPFTFMTVGDALRGYGLYENQRLRTFLDLQLKLYSQVNADETALLYAATALGVSSEPQGLFHLKGSMQVLSDRLVEALEKWGGKLLMRHTVEYIEASGGKATSVRIRNQKTGEVWTESADEVVANVTAQNLVKLLGEQAPQGYKQRVDKLPPASGAFVIYLGVDQSAIPLGCPPHLQFLYDYSGPIGENNSLFVSVSHPGDGRAPEGKATIIASSFTEAAMWWQGTKQEYDQLKQKYTEDAIAQLAQYFYLKPETIIHQEVATPRTFAFYTGRDQGIVGGIGQRIPTFGPFGFATRTPVDHLWLVGDSTHPGEGTAGVSYSALTAVRQIEASA; encoded by the coding sequence ATGCCAAGGAGTCAGGCAGACAATAGCAAGTCCCGCCGTGTTGTTGTCGTCGGTGCTGGAATCGGGGGTTTAACGGCTGGAGCCTTACTAGCTCGTCGGGGTTATCAAGTGTTAGTCCTCGACCAAGCCTTTGTACCGGGAGGGTGTGCTTCTACCTTCAAACGTCGGGGATTTACGTTTGATGTGGGTGCGACTCAGGTGGCGGGTTTAGAACCGGGTGGCATTCATCAGCGCATTTTTGATGAGTTAGAAATTGACCTACCCGCCGCCACGCCTTGCGACCCCGCTTGTGCGGTGTTTCTCCCCGGTGAAACCGAACCCATTAACGTCTGGCGCGACCCCGAAAAATGGAAGGGTGAACGACAGCGACAGTTTCCCGGCAGCGAACCCTTCTGGCAATTGATGACCACATTATTCGAGGCAAGCTGGAAGTTTCAATCCCGTGACCCCGTATTGCCCCCCCGGAATTTGTGGGACTTGTGGCAGTTATCGTCCGCCGTGCGTCCGGATACCTTGATTACCTTGCCCTTTACTTTCATGACAGTCGGGGATGCACTGCGGGGATATGGACTCTATGAAAACCAGCGTCTGAGGACGTTTCTCGATTTGCAACTGAAGCTTTATTCCCAAGTTAATGCGGATGAAACCGCCCTACTTTATGCGGCGACAGCGTTGGGGGTTTCCAGCGAACCGCAGGGGCTATTTCATCTTAAGGGCAGTATGCAGGTATTGAGCGATCGCTTAGTCGAAGCGCTGGAAAAATGGGGGGGTAAACTGCTGATGCGCCACACGGTTGAATACATTGAAGCGTCCGGTGGTAAAGCGACTAGTGTGAGGATTCGCAATCAAAAAACAGGGGAAGTATGGACAGAATCGGCGGATGAAGTGGTTGCCAACGTCACTGCCCAAAATTTGGTGAAGTTACTGGGAGAGCAAGCACCTCAGGGGTACAAACAGCGAGTGGATAAGTTACCTCCAGCATCGGGTGCTTTTGTGATTTATTTGGGTGTTGACCAAAGTGCAATTCCCCTCGGTTGTCCGCCCCATCTCCAGTTTCTCTACGACTACTCTGGCCCGATTGGGGAGAATAACTCTCTATTCGTTTCCGTGAGTCATCCTGGAGATGGTCGCGCACCAGAGGGCAAAGCCACGATTATTGCCTCTTCCTTTACCGAGGCAGCGATGTGGTGGCAGGGGACAAAACAAGAGTATGACCAGCTTAAGCAAAAGTATACAGAAGATGCGATCGCCCAGCTTGCCCAGTATTTTTACTTAAAACCCGAAACCATCATCCACCAAGAAGTGGCAACGCCCCGCACGTTTGCCTTCTACACCGGTCGCGACCAAGGGATCGTGGGCGGGATTGGGCAACGCATACCCACGTTTGGCCCCTTTGGTTTTGCCACACGCACACCCGTTGATCATCTGTGGTTAGTGGGGGATTCGACCCACCCTGGCGAAGGGACGGCTGGGGTGAGTTACTCAGCGCTCACGGCTGTCAGGCAAATTGAAGCATCGGCTTGA
- a CDS encoding M16 family metallopeptidase — protein sequence MTSTLLKTPPLNAPTIKQLPNGLTIVAERMPVEAVNLNVWINVGSAVEPDNINGMAHFLEHMIFKGTPRLKSGEFERLIEERGAVTNAATSQDYTHYYITTAPKDFAQLAPLQLDVVLNPSIPDEAFERERMVVLEEIRRSDDNPGRRMFRRAIETTFEQLPYRRQVLGPASVIEQLQPQQMRDFHAQWYQPKSMTAVAVGNLPVDELIEIVAEGFDQTQNNSSNGSLPEPFLQHPNAFQPEPAFQEIVRREYTDDSLQQARLVMIWRVPGMLQLEQTYALDVLAAILGQGRMSRLVRDLREERQLVTHIGVSNMTQRLQGVFYISAHLPEENIAEVEAAIAQHIHRFQTELVAEADIARIRRQVANRFIFGNEKPSDRTSLYGYYQCQIGDLEPALNYPTRIQSVHSLDIQSAAQKYLCADAYGIVSVKPTKI from the coding sequence ATGACCTCAACGCTGCTCAAAACTCCCCCGCTCAACGCTCCAACCATCAAGCAACTGCCCAATGGTCTAACCATCGTGGCAGAGCGGATGCCTGTTGAAGCCGTTAACCTGAATGTTTGGATTAATGTGGGTTCGGCTGTGGAACCCGATAACATCAACGGCATGGCTCATTTTTTAGAGCACATGATTTTTAAGGGAACGCCACGCCTGAAAAGTGGTGAATTTGAGCGGCTGATTGAAGAGCGGGGTGCGGTGACCAATGCCGCCACCAGCCAAGATTACACTCACTATTACATCACCACAGCCCCGAAAGATTTTGCCCAACTGGCTCCCTTGCAACTGGATGTAGTCCTGAACCCCAGCATTCCCGATGAGGCTTTTGAGCGGGAGCGGATGGTGGTTTTAGAAGAAATTCGCCGCTCAGACGATAATCCAGGGCGTCGCATGTTTCGACGGGCGATTGAGACAACGTTTGAACAACTGCCTTATCGGCGACAGGTATTAGGGCCAGCCTCGGTGATTGAGCAGTTGCAGCCTCAGCAGATGCGTGACTTTCACGCTCAATGGTATCAACCCAAGTCGATGACGGCGGTCGCTGTGGGTAATTTGCCGGTTGATGAGTTGATCGAGATTGTTGCAGAGGGTTTCGATCAGACACAGAACAACTCAAGCAACGGCTCTTTACCGGAACCGTTTTTACAGCATCCCAATGCTTTCCAGCCTGAACCTGCGTTTCAAGAGATTGTCCGCCGAGAGTATACCGATGACAGCTTACAGCAAGCTCGTCTCGTGATGATTTGGCGAGTGCCGGGAATGTTGCAATTGGAGCAAACTTATGCATTGGATGTCTTGGCGGCAATCTTAGGGCAAGGACGCATGTCACGACTGGTGAGGGATTTGCGTGAAGAGCGGCAATTGGTGACTCATATTGGGGTGAGTAATATGACGCAGCGGCTTCAAGGTGTGTTCTATATTTCCGCACACTTACCCGAAGAAAATATAGCGGAAGTGGAAGCTGCGATCGCGCAACATATCCACCGCTTTCAAACAGAATTAGTTGCAGAAGCGGATATTGCTCGTATTCGTCGGCAAGTGGCGAATCGGTTTATTTTTGGCAATGAAAAACCGAGCGATCGCACCAGTTTATATGGCTACTATCAGTGCCAAATTGGAGATTTAGAACCTGCGCTGAACTACCCGACTCGCATTCAATCGGTCCATTCTTTGGATATCCAATCGGCGGCACAAAAGTATCTCTGTGCTGATGCTTACGGTATCGTGAGTGTAAAACCGACCAAGATTTGA
- a CDS encoding fructosamine kinase family protein, with the protein MWTEIAAHISQITGKTFDIKNRRSVSGGCINQGYAVSSDTDTYFVKLNRASQVEMFEAEALGLKQMLETQTIRVPKPIGVGTVGDSAYIVMEWLEFGGSGKTQDWEEMGRKLAQMHQAKPPQPNAELNVGKLLAKRGESPVESSKNQPSTFFGWDLNNTIGSTPQINTWTSDWAAFFTEHRLGYQFTLAQRRGGQFSQQERLLALVPRLLKHQPQPSLVHGDLWGGNAAITKLGEPVILDPATYVGDREVDIAMTELFGGFPAAFYRGYNQVWPLDDGYTQRKTLYNLYHILNHFNLFGGGYSSQANRMIEQILG; encoded by the coding sequence ATGTGGACAGAAATTGCGGCGCATATCAGCCAAATCACTGGCAAGACATTTGACATTAAGAACCGTCGGTCTGTCAGTGGTGGCTGTATTAATCAGGGTTATGCTGTCAGCAGCGATACGGATACTTATTTTGTGAAGCTCAACCGGGCGTCTCAGGTGGAGATGTTTGAGGCAGAGGCGCTGGGTTTAAAGCAAATGCTAGAAACTCAAACCATTCGGGTGCCAAAACCGATTGGCGTTGGTACAGTCGGTGATTCGGCTTACATTGTGATGGAATGGCTGGAATTTGGAGGGAGTGGTAAGACCCAAGATTGGGAAGAGATGGGGCGAAAACTAGCCCAAATGCACCAGGCGAAACCTCCTCAACCTAACGCAGAGTTGAACGTTGGCAAGTTGTTAGCCAAGCGGGGCGAAAGCCCAGTTGAAAGTTCAAAAAATCAACCTTCAACCTTCTTTGGTTGGGACTTGAATAACACCATTGGTTCAACACCCCAAATTAATACTTGGACATCCGACTGGGCGGCTTTTTTTACTGAACATCGCTTAGGCTATCAGTTCACGCTGGCGCAGCGTCGGGGGGGGCAATTTTCTCAGCAAGAGCGTTTATTAGCATTGGTTCCACGTTTGCTGAAGCATCAGCCTCAACCGTCTTTGGTACATGGTGATTTGTGGGGCGGAAATGCGGCTATTACGAAGTTGGGAGAACCGGTGATTTTAGATCCAGCGACGTATGTGGGCGATCGCGAAGTGGATATTGCCATGACGGAATTGTTCGGTGGTTTTCCGGCTGCCTTTTATCGCGGTTATAACCAAGTTTGGCCTTTGGATGACGGTTACACTCAGCGAAAAACCCTCTATAATCTTTACCATATCCTCAATCACTTCAATCTTTTTGGTGGTGGTTATAGTTCTCAGGCTAACCGGATGATTGAACAAATTCTCGGTTAA